The following is a genomic window from Desulfofarcimen acetoxidans DSM 771.
GATAATGCTCAGATTAATGAGGGAGACATAATCATTTTTTATACGGCTATTGACTCTGAATATTTTTTTGATTTTGCTGTTGCTGCCGATATTACTACCTATAATTTTCAGCCTATGTTTCAAAGACCACATAATATGGGTGATGTGTTTATTGACACAACCCATATCAATCATTATGGCCTTGAAAAACTGACAGAAAAAGCTTTTAAGGTAATGTTCACATACAAAGATATTTTAAATGATTTTAGTGAAATCAGAACAAGTAAATTGAATGAGCCGCTCAACCAAATCACCAGCAATCCTGAGTTTGCAAATTATTTATCCTATCTGGCAGAAGAAAAAATTGTTGATTTCAACCAAAAGAAGATTGGCTCAGTAGTCATGAACTGCAATCCTTTTACCTTGGGACATCAATACTTGATACAATTTGCTTCGGAGTCGGTGGATTATCTTTATATTTTTCTTGTAGAGGAAGATAGATCGGTGTTCTCATTTGAAGATAGATATAATATGGTAAAAGCGGGAATAAGCAAATTTGATAATGTTAAACTACTCAGAAGCGGTAATTTCATTATTTCCAGTATCACTTTTCCGGAATACTTCACCAAAGAAACTAATAAGGATGTAATCATTGATCCATCATTGGACTTGGATATTTTCGGTAATTGCATTGCAAAAGCACTCAATATATCAGTACGATTTGCAGGTGAAGAACCATTTGACCCAATAACAAAGCAGTACAACCGTTTCATGGAGAATTTACTAAAGAAATACGATATTAAATTCGTAGAAATAAAACGCAAGGAATATTTAGATAGTCCCATCAGTGCTTCGAGAGTAAGAAAGCTATTAAAAGAAGGAAACTTAGAGGAAATGAAGAAAATAGTACCTAAGACAACCTATGATTATTTGCTCAATTGTTGGAAGGGTTTAGATTCTTGTCACCGTTAAAATTCATAGGATAGCACAAAGGATGATTATTAAAGATAGCCTGCCAATGTGGCAGGCTATCTTTAATAAGGGGGAGAGCCTCTTGATATAAGGCGGCACCACTTTTTATCAAAAAGTTTAAGAGAAATTATAGATAGAGAACGTAGTATTCTATGAAAGGAGATGAAAAAATGAACTTTTCAGAGAGTGAACTTATATCTGAAATAAAGAAGCGAAACTTGAACGCTTATGAATCCTTAATCAAAGAGTACACCAAGCCCGTTTATTATTTAACCTATAACATTTTAAACATCGGCAACAGTAAAGAGGACATCGAAGAGTGCGTAGCCGACGTCTTTTTGGAGGTTTGGCTAAAAATCAATGGATTTGACAGCGAGAGAAGCAATTTCAAAACCTGGGTTTTAATTATCACAAAATATAAAGCTCTTACATATAAGCGCAAACTTAAAAAAAATCATGTTGAAAACATTGATGATTACCAGCTTGAGGAGTCCGATACCGTTGAAAGACAGATCATCGATAGAGAAACACAGAAAAAACTGCTGGAAATAATCAATAGCTTTAATAAAACGGACAAGGAACTTTTTATCCGCAGGTATTTTTACAACGAGAAAATTAGCGATATTATGCAATCTTTGGGGTTGAGCCGTTCGGCGCTGGACAACAGGCTCTTAAGAGGCAGAAAAATAATCAAGGAGGTTTTATCCTATGACTGAAAAGCAAATTCAGACGCTAATGCAAAATCTTGATAATGATTTGCTGGCCAAGGAACTGGATGATTTAACGAACGGCTTGGAAATCGATTTGGACTCTATTACCAAAAAAGCATTCACTAAACTGAATAAGAGGAGGTTAAAAATGAAAAGAAAAAGAATATATCCCCTTGTGGCAGCGTCTTTAATTGCGGTTATCGGTATATCCAACGCCTATGCCGCGGAGATTTCGGATTTTGTCGGATCTTTCTTCAATCAAAGAGCAATCTATTCAACTGTTGTAGACGGAAGCGCCTACTATCTGGAATCCCCCTTGCAATTGGATAAAGAAAGCAAACTGGAAAATGTTATTTTTACAAAGGACAAGTTGGAGATGAGTTTAACTCTTACTTTAACAGAGGATAAACCTCCTGAAATATCAGTTGCTACAGCAAACGGCAAAATTTATAAACCGGGTGGTTACGGTTACGACAATAATCGGCTGCAACTCAGCTTTTGGAATGAAGCGGGGCATAATTACGTATTCTCGCCAACGAAAGAATTGAAATTGAATATTGGAGAAAAAAGTTATAGTATTCATTTAGCGGAAGGTGCACCTGTAGTTGGCAGCGGTGAAATTAAACCTGCTGAACAAACGGATATTGGGTGGATAAATGTTGGTTATAAGAAAATCGATCAGGGTGTGCAGATTTTAACTAGTTTTACCGACAAAGATTTGAAACTGGTAGGTATTGGTGAACCGGTTCAAAAAACTGTGACACGAATGTTTAAAAATGAAAAGGGTATCATAACCAGCGGAACTTCCTCAATGACCAAGCCCCTCCTTGGTTATGATAAAGATAAAAATATTTATACCTACAACCGGGCTAAAAATGCCGTCGGCAGGCCCGTCATTCAATTTGAATCCCAAGCTCCTGCCGATAAAGAAATTGAACTGAAAATACCAGGTCTGCTTGTTGGTTATGAAAAGGATTTCGGTAATTTTGATGTGGCAATTCCAGGGTTGAACGAAGAAAAAAGAATTGACCGGGAAATCGACTTGAAATTGCAAAAAATCATTTTGCAAAGTATTAAAAGAACCTCCGCAACAACAGCCGAGTTAAAATTTGCGTTGAACACGGGAGACACTGCAAAGGTTGCCGTTCAAGAGGTCAGCCTTTACAGTAAGGATGTGCAAAGCGGAGACAGCGTTTGGCAAGGCGACATTTGTACAATGCGTATCAGTTTTGCTGAAAAATTAAAAAATGCTGAGTTTAACGTGAGCTGGCCGCGCTTTGTGGTAAACGGTGATTGGACTCTGAGAATTAAATAATGGTTTATGGCAGAAGCCGGTTGCATTTTACAGCCGGCTTCTTGGCATTTATATTGTAGGAATGATGATAGGGAACAACTGAAATATAATTTCCCAGTTTTATAACCATAGCATACCCGTTCATATAGCCGAACACTGTCGGCATCTTCATTTTGGGACGGAAAATTAACTCTATTTTTCACGAACCTGTTGACTTATATCTTCTAAGTCCGAATCTCCAGAAAGAATAGCTAGGTATTATGAATAACAGTCCTAATAACGGTGTCAGCATATACGATACACTTGTCTTCATATCAAGCAGATACAGAAGCGGATAATATTGAAACAGCGCCAATGGTACGATAAACGTAAAAAAATTCAAGACCTTCTTGCCATATATAGAAAAGGGATATCGCCCAAATTCTTTGCCGCCGTCCGTGAAAATATTCATAAACTCTAAACCCTCAATTGTAAAAAACGAAAAGGAGGCATAAATCAAAAACAGGCAGAAAAATATGATACTCCCACAGAATATCATGAGAAAAAGCGTTAATATCTTATCCCAGGTCCAGATTACGCCGCTTGCAGGTATTGCATAGCAAAAAACGATGATAGACTGTAAAAGCCGTCCAATACGGGTAAGCTCTATTTTGGAAGATAAAACCTGGAATATTTCCTGCCGTGGGCGTACAAGCACCCTGTCAAATTCTCCGTTGCCAATCATTAGCGGAAAAACGTCAAAGCCGCGACCGAAGCATTCGGCGAGTGAAAACGCCATCAAAGATGTTGCAAAGCATAAAAGCACCTGCTGAAATATGAATCCCTCAACCTCATTGAAGCGGGTAAACATGAAATAGACGCCGAGCAGGGAGGTAAAAGAGACTAAAAATTGTCCTGCTGCCGTTAGAAAAAAAGAAACCTTGTATTGCATCTGACTTTTAAGGTGCATGGAGAAAAACTTCAAATACAGTCCCATATCATCCTCCCTGTACAACGACTCTTTTGAGTGCGTTTTTCATCAGCAGCCTGCCGATCAGCACAAGAACTAACAGCCAAAATAGCTGCAAGCCAATACCCAGTGCCGCGTCCGTACCCGCAATGTTCCCGCTGTATATTCGCAGCGGCATGTTCTGCATGGCGGCAAACGGCATAAGCTCGGCCACGGTTAGAAAGGCCGGAGGAAAAAACGGTAGCGGAATTGTTGCTCCGGCCATAAAGTCGGCCAGCACAGCCGAGATCAGCCTCACACCCATAGGCGACAAGGTGTAAAATGTTGATATATAGATAAGCATACTGAACGATACCACAACAAACAGGCTGAGTGACGCTGAAACCAAAAACAGTATAAATTGTCCGGCGTTTACGGGCAAGGACATTCTGAACGGTTCCGGTACGATGAATGCCACGATGAGTATGGGGAAGCATCGAAGTACTGCCTTTGCCAGCCTGTTTGCCATTGACTGGCAGAACCAGCGGCTGTATAAGTCCACCGGCCGCGCAAGCTCATAGGCTATACCTCCGCTTGTAATGGAAGCGAATATCTCTCCTTCAAAAAACCAAACCATAAACAGCGCCAGAAGTGCCTGCTGCATCCATATGTAGGAAACCGTCTGGGAGAACTCCATTGGAAACGCGGCAGGATTAGCTCTATAGAATGCCGAAAATGCGAGTATTTCCATAAGTCCCCAGGCGAATTGCGTTGCCATGCCCGCGATTGCTGCTGCGCGATATTGAAGACTGTTTATAAAGCGTATTCGGATAATCGCGATGTATTTTTTCATATGCGGTACTCCTTATACAGGACCGCTACCATTTCCTCGGCGCTGATACCAGAAACTGAAATGTCAAGCACTTCTACTTGCGATGATAGATGTGCTATCGCGGTTGACACGGAGCATATGAGCGGGTCAAGCTCAATTATCAATCTTCCTTCTTTCTGTTCAGTCACGGTCATCCCGTCACAAAGCTTTGAAACTTCGCCATTGTATTCAAAAACAACCGTTTTTCGAGTGGAAAAATGCTTTTTTAACTCCAGCAAGCTTCCGTCCAGCAATATACGTCCCTTGCCGATCAGTAAAATTCGTTCCGTCAATGCTTCAATGTCCTGCATGTCGTGAGTTGTCAGTATGACAGTCGTGCCGCGCTCAGTATTGAGTTTTTTTATGAACTGCCGTACCGCGATTTTAGAGACAGCGTCCAGCCCGATGGTCGGCTCATCTAAAAAGAGTGTTTGGGGACTGTGCAGTAATGATGCGGCCAGTTCGCACCGCATACGCTGCCCAAGACTGAGACTGCGTGTCGGCGTTTTCAGAAGCTCCGACAGATCGAGCAGTTCGACAAGCTCATCAAGATTGTGTCTGTATTCCGTTTTATTCACCTTGTAAATATCGCGGATAAGCTCAAAGCTGTCACATACAGGTACGTCCCACCATAACTGGCTGCGCTGACCGAAAACAACGCCAATGTTTTTGGTGTGCTCAATTCTATCCTGCCATGGTGTGCGTCCGTCAATCTTGCATGAGCCGTTATCGGGTGTCAAGACGCCGCACATGATTTTAAGCGTGGTGCTTTTTCCCGCCCCATTTGGACCTATGTAACCAATCATTTCGCCGTCGTTGATTGTGAAACTCACGTCACTGAGAGCATGAACAGTTTCGTATTCGCGTGAGAAAAGCGCTTTAAATGCCTGTCCAAATCCAGACTTTCGTTTTGCTATCCTAAATGTTTTATTGATATTTTTCAGTATTATCATTGAATTTCTCTCTTTATTTTAGTCAGCACAAATTAACATGGAACCAAATTCCTTCTTGATATCAAATTATCTTTTCAACATGAATACATAAATACCTTCTTGGGGGTAAGTAAACATTTATATATTACATATTTTTTATAAAAAAGAAGGATTAAAAACCCTTCCTTTTTATTATTATTTTCTCAAAAAGAGAAGGATTGTGTAATTATATGACGAATTTATGGCAAGTGGAGCGAAGGAATATTAAGTCATTACCTTATTTTGAATAAAAAGGAGGGATATATAATGTCAATTGGCATATTTTCAAAAGATATAGGAATAGATTTGGGGAATGCTAACTTACTCGTATATGTGAAGGATGAAGGCATTGTTTTAAACGAACCGTCAGTAGTTGTAATTGAAAAAAATGCAAATAAAATATTGGCTGCAGGATATAATGCAAAAATGATGATTGGGCGAACTCCGAAAAATATCGTAGCAATCCGACCATTAAAAGGTGGAGTAATTAATGATTTTAATGCTACTCAAGCTATGATAAAGCTATTTATTAAAAAAGCATTACCTAAATTTTCCATGTTTAAGCCTAGAGTTGTAGTTTCTGTACCTATGGGTGTTACAACTGTAGAAGGACAGGCAGTTCGCCAAGCAGTCCTGCAGGCCGGGGTTCGAGAAGCTTATCTAGTGGAAGAACCGATGGCAGCCGCTATTGGTTCAGGTCTTCCGGTGCATGAACCTATTGGAAATATGATTATAGATATTGGCAGCGGAATCACAGAAGTAGCTGTAATATCCATGGGCGGCATTGTAACTAGCAATTCTATTCGTATAGCAGGGGATGATATGGATGAAGCCATTATTCATCATATTAAAAAAGAACATAATCTGCTAATTGGAGAGCGAACAGCTGAACAAATTAAAATTAATATTGGAATAGCTTACCCTTTAGAAGATACAAAAGCGATAAAGATAAAGGGTAGAGATTTGCAGACCGGTCTGCCTAGAGAAGAAAATATTACATCTAAAGAAATTTATCAGGCTTTATCTGAACCCTTGGCAAGCATTAGTGCTGCCATCATATCTACCCTGGAACAAACTCCTCCTGATTTTTCCGTGGATATTATTAATAACGGAATTGTTTTGGTCGGCGGGGGAGCAATGCTTAGAGGGATCGATCATCTGATACATATGCAAACCGGTATATCAGTATATGTAGTTAACCAGCCATTGCTTGCAGTAGCGAATGGCTCTGGAAAAATTTTGGAAAATATTAATGTGTTGCGCAAGACTTTGCTAAATTAAAATATCACAATAATACAAAGTACATCTGTGAGATTAAAGAAAATGAATGATTGATAATCTAAAATTTTCCTATTGAACCATCTAAAAATGGCTTGATTATTTTGAATTATCATGTATAATATGAATTAGAGTAACAGGAAGTTATTCGAAAAGTCTTTTGTTAAGCTATTAATCAAAAAAAGAGATATAAATATAACCATGAAGGTTTATCTTGCCGGAGCAGGGTGCGTTCATGGTTTTTTATTTTTCAAGTGCTAGGCTATGTCTAAAATACCGGTTATTTGACTTAAATGTTAAAAGCTTTACCTTGGCAAAGCTTTTAATTTCCTTAAAATTGCCATACGGTTTTTCAGACATTCTCGTGTGGTAATAAATATTTCCTCCTTTCAATAAGGCAAATGGGATTGGGCACCCGTTTACCTTATATTTTTGTGTTTTATTCCGCAGTGCAAAAACCTAACTATAACGATAAACCTTAATTGTGAGTGAAGAGTATACAGAGAAGTATCTTAGAATATAGATAAGAATATATTAGCCTTTATCCCATAAATCGCTGCTTTTCTTCTAATTTTAGAGTAGTATCAGTCAAATATTTAGTGTAAGGGTGTTGTGGTTTCATAAAAACCTGTTCACTGTCGCCAATCTCCACCAAACGGCCTTGATGCATCACAGCAATCCTGTTGCTGACGGCCCTTGCTACTTCCAGGTCATGAGAAATAAATAGCATCCCGATGTTATGCTCCCGCTGGAGTTTTTTCATTAATTCCAGGATTTGAGCCTGTACCGAGATATCCAGCATTGAAGTTGGTTCGTCGGCTACAATAAATTTAGGTTTCAAGGCAAGCACCCTGGCAATAGCGACACGCTGAGCTTGTCCCCCGCTGAGTTCGTGGGGATAACGTTCCAGGTGTTCCTTTAAAAGACCGACATCATTCAATAATTGGAGTATCTTTTCCTTTTCTTCTTCTTTTCTCTTTATAAGTTTATGGATTCTCAGCGGCTCTGCCATTGCTTCATAGATTTTTCGCCGGGGATACAAGGATTGCTGGGGATGCTGGAATATTATTTGCATTTCCTTTCTTAGCTTTTGCAGCTCTGCCGGTGATTTGACCGTCAACTCAGTATTTTCAAACCGGATACTGGCAGAGGTCGGCCTTATAAGCATGAGCAAAAGCCGGGCTACCGTAGACTTTCCACAACCGCTTTCTCCCACCAGTCCCAGGGTTTCCCCTTGTTTGATTGAAAAACTTACTCCGTTTACAGCCTTAACTGTTCTTTTATAAAACAGTCCTCCTGTATACTCTTTAACCAGGTTTTTAACTTCTATGAGCATGAAAGCACCTCACAAAATGGTTAGTAAGAATCTCTTCCATATCCGGATGATGAGCGGCACAGCGGGATGACGATGTTTTGCATCTGGGCTGGAATTTGCATCCCGGAGGGAGATTAGTAAGGCTCGGACTAAAGCCGGGAATAGAGTTAAACCCTCTTCCCGGCAGAGAATTAAGCAGTGATTTTGTATAAGGATGCCGGGAATGATTTAGTATTTGGGAAACTGGTCCGGTTTCCACTATTTCTCCGGCATACATAACGGCAACGCGATCTGCCAGCGCTGCCGCAACAGAAAAATCATGGGTAATAAGCAGCATTGATGAAGTGCTGGATGAAACCTGTTCTTTAAGCAAATCCACTACTCTTTTTCTCAGCACAGCATCAAGCCCTTTAGTAGGCTCATCAACCAGAATCAAGCCGGGATTGCATGCTATTCCCATGGATATCAGTACCCGCTGTCTCATTCCTCCGCTTAACTGATGAGGATAGCAGCAAATGCTTGTTGTGGGATCAGGCAAACGCAGCCGGCTAAACAGATTTATTGTTTCATGTTTTGCTGCTGATTTGTTGCATTTTTTATGCAACCTAATGATTTCCATAACCTGAATGCCAATTTTCATCAGTGGATTTAGTGAAGTGGCAGGATTTTGCGGAATCATGCCAATTGCCTTTCCCCGGAGTCCTCTTAATTCTTCCTCATCGATCCCCAGAATTTCTTTTCCCAGGTAGCGGATACTTCCTTCCGTGCAGGCATTTTTAGGTAACAAACCAAGAATACTCAGCACCAGAACAGATTTGCCGCAACCTGTTTCTCCTACCAGGGCAACAACTTCATGATGATTAATATTGATTGAGACATTATCTAATGCTTTTAATACTGTATCTTTAATCTTGAAAAAGGCTTTCAGATCAACAATGGAAAGGAGCGGTTCAGTCACCGCATGTTTATGCCGGAAACTGTCTGTATCTGAAAAAGCAAGAAAATCTGTCATTGCACTACTCCTTCCTGTTCAATTTATTCTATCTGCCCTTCGCGCAGTCTGGGGTCAAGGACATCTCTCAAGCTGTCCCCCAGCATATTAAAAGCCAGAACGGTTATCATCACAGCCAGTCCGGGAAACAGGGTAATATGTGGAGCTGTCCGGATAAACTCGCGTCCTTCGTTAATCATTGCTCCCCATTCTGCGGTAGGGGGCTGGGCGCCCAGCCCAAGAAAGCTTAAACTTGCCCCGGCCAGCACCACATGAGCTATGTCCAGGGCAGCCATTACTATTACTGGAGTTACTATACTGGGTAAAATATATTTAAACATAATACTGATTTGGCTGTTGCCCATGGCCCTTGCCGCTTCCACAAACTCTGACTGTTTAACTGATAGAACTTCGCCTCTGATAAGCCTTGTATATCCGGTCCAGTGCACCATCGTTAAGGCAATGATTATACTGCTCAGGCCCGGACCTATTGCTGCAATCAGAGCCAGGGAGAGGATAATCCCCGGGAAAGCAAGCATAACATCGACAGTACGCATAATCAGGCTGTCCAGAATTCCTCCGAAATAACCTGATATCAGTCCGATTAATACTCCGCTAATGCCACTGATAGCTACAACTATGGCCGCTGTACTTAAAGACGTGTGTGTCCCTTCAATTACCCTGCTAAATATACATCTGCCCAGCGAATCTGTACCAAAAGGATATTTAAAAGAGGGTGGCTGTACCTTATCGGCGAGGCTTACCGCTGCCGGATCGTGTGGCATAATCCATTGCCCCGCCAGGGCTAACAGAAAGATAAACACAACTACTGTGGCACTGCTTGACAGCATTCGGTTGCTCTTTAATGTTTCTTTACAATTTGTAAATACTGTAACAAGCTCCTTCATTTTAGACTTCCCTTCCATAGCGTATTCTGGGATCCATCAGGACGTAAGCCAGGTCTACCAGCAAATTGACTACGGCGTAGGAAGTGGCGATTAAGACTATAATGCCCTGGACCATAGGGATATCTTTAGCTAATATTGAATCAATCAGCAGTTTTCCTAACCCCGGCCAGGCAAACACCGTCTCCACGACTACCGTTCCTCCAAGCATATGTCCAAATTGAAGTCCAACTATGGTTATTACCGGGAGAAAAGCGTTCCTTAACGCATGCCGCCATACGACCACGCTTTCATGCAGACCTTTTGCTTTGGCTGTTAAAATATAATCCTGGTTCAATATCTCAAGCATGCATGAACGCATCATGCGCATAGTAACCGCCGACATACCTGCTGCTATTGTTACGCATGGCAGCACCACATCAGATATTTGCCTGAATCCTGCTACCGAAAACAGGTCTAATTGAAGGGAAAAAACAATGATTAATAACAGCGCCAGCCAAAAACTTGGTATAGACACAGCGAAAAGAGCACATAACCGGCTGAGGTGATCAAACACAGAATTCCTTCTTGCCGCAGAAAAAACTCCAACCGGAATTGCTATCAGCAGTGAAAGTGCAACACTCACCAGAGCCAGCAGGACTGTTGCCGGAAATCTCAACCCAATGATCTGAGCCACGGAAGTTCTGTAAACATAGGATTCCCCAAGGTTCCCTCTGACAGCTTCTTTTATCCAGGAAAAATACTGCTTATCCAATGGTTCATCCAACTTGTACCGGTTCGTGATATTGGTAACTTCCGAATCTGTGGGCTCTTGTTCTATTCCTATAAAAGCATGCTTCAGGATAGTCACAGGAGTATCTCCCGGCGTCAGATGTAATATTCCGAATGTTAGCATGGAAGCTGCTGCAACGACTAAAATTGCAGCAGCTAAACGCTTAAAAAGAAATTGCCACATACCTTCTACTCCTTAATCCCCACTTCTGTTGTAAGCATGTAATCATGAGCTGTAGGATTAAATACAAAGTTCTCGATTTTGCTGTTCATGACAGCGGCCACACCGTAATAGGCAATTGGTAGTACAGGCACTTCATCTTCCAGAATTTGCTGTACCTGTTTGGAAAGCTCATACTTTTTCTGCTGGTCATCTACAGCAACACATTCATCGATCAATTGGTCAACTTTTGCATTATTGTAGCCAATTAATTTGTTGTTTTCAGAATAATACAGTACTTGTAAATGATAGCTGGGAGTAGGAATCATAGCGGTCGCAAAAGCACTCATTTTCATATCCCATTTGCCTGTTGAAGCAACTTGGCTCATGGCGGAATTTTCCATAATCTCAATCTTCAAATCAATCCCTGCTTGTTTGAATTGATCCTGTAAAGCTTGAGCCATTGGAGGAAGGCCCGGTCTCTGCGGATAAGTCATAAGGGTTATTTTCAGCGGTTGGCCGTTTTTATCTATGATTCCGTCTCCATCAGTATCTTTCCAACCCGCTTCTTCCAATAGTAATTTTGCCTTGCCGGGAGAATAGGGATAACCTTTTAAATTTTCGTTTGTCCACGCCATTCCCGGCATGAATGGCCCCTTGGCAGGAGTTCCGCATCCGAAAAGCACATGTTTAGTAATACTTTCCCTGTCAATAGCATAGCTCAAAGCTTTTCTGACTCTTACATCGTTGAACGGTTCTTTTTTCAGGTTCATTTCCACAATATATGTCCTGGCGGTAGGATTGAGTTCGACTTTAAGTCCTTTCTCCTTGCCCAATCTCTCCAGTTCATTATAAGGTGGATCACAGGTAAAATCTATTTCCCCTTTTTCCAAGGCCAGAGCACGGGTATTGGGATCCGGCAAAGGACGTATTTCCAATTTTTCCAGCTTGGCGGGAGTTCCCCAGTAGTCCTTATACTTTGCCATCTCCATGTCGCCTGTTGATGCTTCAAATTGTTCTAACATAAAAGGTCCCGTACCGATAGGTTTGATAAGTTTGCCGGCTTTATCAACCGAGCTTGGCGCGATAACAGATGCGCCCATATAATGCAGCGAAGCAGGGAAATCGCCGGTTGGAGCTGTTGTTGTAATTTTTAATGTATGATCGTTCTCTACTTCTATTGATTTTATTTTTGTAAATGTTTGAACCTGCGGGTTAACAGCAATAGCTCTCATGAGCGACCATTTCACTGCTTCTCCATCCATCGGTGTGCCGTCATGGAATT
Proteins encoded in this region:
- a CDS encoding ABC transporter substrate-binding protein, yielding MIKRKIMFIVVCILMTISVLLTSGCGVKKENKDSNKKLVVGEMWKIDSIDPSTSGTLTTEKAMITETLVGVKENFELKPGLATEWKRIDANTWSIVLRQGVKFHDGTPMDGEAVKWSLMRAIAVNPQVQTFTKIKSIEVENDHTLKITTTAPTGDFPASLHYMGASVIAPSSVDKAGKLIKPIGTGPFMLEQFEASTGDMEMAKYKDYWGTPAKLEKLEIRPLPDPNTRALALEKGEIDFTCDPPYNELERLGKEKGLKVELNPTARTYIVEMNLKKEPFNDVRVRKALSYAIDRESITKHVLFGCGTPAKGPFMPGMAWTNENLKGYPYSPGKAKLLLEEAGWKDTDGDGIIDKNGQPLKITLMTYPQRPGLPPMAQALQDQFKQAGIDLKIEIMENSAMSQVASTGKWDMKMSAFATAMIPTPSYHLQVLYYSENNKLIGYNNAKVDQLIDECVAVDDQQKKYELSKQVQQILEDEVPVLPIAYYGVAAVMNSKIENFVFNPTAHDYMLTTEVGIKE